CGGTCGCAGCACGGACCACCTTGGTGGTGCGGCCGTACAGATCGAGCAGCTCGGTCATCGTCTCCCTCTTGCCGTCCGATCATTAACCCGTTAACGTTCTAGTCGTTTACCCGTTAACGATAAGGACGAAGTGATGATACTGATCACGGGAGCGAGCGGCCACGTCGGCAGGGAGCTGGTCGCGCAGCTGGCCCACAGCGGCGAACCGATCAGGGCGCTGGTGCGCGATCCTGCTCGCGCCGAGAACCTGCCGCGCGCGGCCGAGCTCGTGGTCGGAGACCTCTCGGACCCGGCGACACTGCCGCCCGCACTCGAGGGGGTCGACCGGCTCTTCGTGCTCTTCCCGGGCATCGATCATGCGCCGGTCGGCCACCTGCTCACCGCGGCGCGGACTGCGGGAGTCGAGCGCTTGACCTACCTGTCCAGCTACGCGGTGGGCATCGAGCCGCTCCCGGCAATGGGCCGCTTCCACCACGAGCGTGAGCAGCTGATCGCGTCCCATGACATCCCTGCCACCGTCCTGCGCCCCGCCGGGTTCATGACCAACACGCTCGACTGGCTCGCCACCCTGCGCTCGGACGGTTTCGTCCTCGATCCGGTCGGCCCTGGCCGCGCCGCTCTCATCGACCCTGCCGACATCGCCGCCGTGGCCGCCGCAACGTTGCTGGACGGGCGGCATGTCGGCGCGACGTACACGCTGACCGGCGACGAGCCGCTGACCGTTCGCGAACAAGCGCACATTCTCGAGCAAGCCGTCGGCCGGCCGATTCCGGTACGCGAGGTGGCCTCGCCCGAGGAGGCCGTCCGGTTCCGCTACCCCGACGGTGCGCCGCCGGCTCTTGCGGCGGCCATCGTCCAGGGCCTGCGGCAAATGCGCGCGGACACCGAAGGCTTCCTCACGCACGACGTCGAACGGCTACTCGGCCGTGCGCCCCGTTCGTTCGCCGACTGGTGCCGACGTCACGCCGACGCGTTCCGCGACGGTCTTGACCGCTGAGGTGACCTCGGCGTTCCGGTCACCGGGAATCTGCGGCCATCGCCGCGGGCTGCCGGGGACGGCGACGAGCAGGCTCCGGGTTTAGCGCGGCGCGCTAACGGGGAATGCTGCCAGCAGGCGGGACGGAGTGCATGTGTTCGAAGCAGAAGACATCCGGGACTGGCGTGGTCACGACGTCGTGGATCCTGCCGGCTCGAAGATCGGCTCGCTCGAGGCCGTGTACTTCGACACGGCGACCGGGCAGCCCACCTTCGCCACGGTCAAGGTAGGCATGGTGGGCCGCCACCGACTCGTGTTCGTCCCGCTGTTCGAAGCGAGGGTGTCGCCGGACCACATCCGCGTCCGCGCAGAGAAGAAGCTGGTCAAGAACGCACCGTCCATCGACACCGACGGCGAGCTCATCGACACCGAAGAACCACGGATCTTCGAGCATTACGGCCTGCGTTACGAACCAGGTGCATCGGGCGAGCGTCGGCTGGGGCGGCGGTAATCATGCTCGCCGTACTTCTGGCCCTGATCATCGTATGGATCGTGCTGGGCATCATCGGCTTCGTGGTGCACGGCCTCATCTGGCTGTTCGTGATCGCCTGCGTGTTGTTCGTGGCTACCCTCCTGGCCGGCGCATTCCGGCGCGGACGACGAACCGCCGGCCGGAGCCGATAGTCGCCTCGTTGACTCGACATCGAGCCACGGCGCGCCGGCCGAGCTTCATCAGGCCGCGTAGACTGGAGCTTGCCAAGTCCTCGTGCACGCCGGCCATTCGATTCCGGCTACAGGCTCTGGTGATCGCCAACTGGTCGCAATCCGATCAGATCGGGGCCCACGATGGCCTTCCCACTCTCGATGAACCTCGACTCCGTGCAGGAACCCGGATTCCAGGAATGTCACGGTAAGCGCGCGTCGAGACAAGGCACCGGGACGCTGACCGGATGACCACGACGACCGTTCCACGGAGGTCGACCCTGCTCGCTCCGCCTGCACAGCAGCCGGTGACGCGTCCGCCTACCGCGCTGGCCGCACGCGTGTCATTTCGCCAGCCGGTGACTTCTGCACCGCACGTGGACGCCGCGTGGTGGCCCCGCTCCCGCGATCTCACGGCGGAGCTGCCCGGCCTGCTCGAGGTGCTCTGGACCGCCGCTCGTGACGTGGACCGGGTGTCCTATCCGGTCGGTTCCTGGTTGCCGGTGACGCGCCGCCTGGATATCGACGGCCGTCGGGTCCGGCTCGGCGGATTCACCCATCAGGACCCGTCGATGATCTCTCTGCACGACGCGTGGGGTGCCGAGCGGATCGACATTCTGGTCATCCCGCCGGACGCAGAACCGGGGCTCGCCGCTGCCGTGATGGTCCTGGCGAACCGCAGCGGTCCGAACGAGCGCGCCTCCCGCATGCTCGAACTGGCCCGCACGACCGCCACGCGGTAGCCACTTCGCCTGCCGCTGACGCCGGATTCCGTCGATGACCGACAGGATCAGGCGCATGGCCGATCGTCAGAGCCCCGCGATGGCCGGCTTCGCTGCCGTCGATTCGGCGCGAAGCGGTGCTCCCATCGCATTGAGGTGGGTCAGGGCCACCCGGTAGGACCCGAGCAACGAGGTCTCGCAGTACGGCAGCCCGAGGGCTTCGCAGTGCGCGCGGACGAGGGGCTGCGCGTGGCGCAGCGAAGCGCGCGGCATGTTCGGGAACAGGTGGTGCTCGATCTGGTAGTTCAGTCCGCCGAGTGCGAAATCGGTGATCAGGCCGCCACGCACGTTGCGCGATGTCAGCACCTGGCGCCGTAGGAAGTCGAGAGTGTCCCCGCGCGCGATGATCGCCATTCCCTTGTGGTTGGGGGCGAAGGTGCAGCCCATGTAGACGCCCCACACCGCCTGGTGGACGGCGGCGAACGCGACCGCCTTCTCCGGTGACATCACCAGCAGTAGGAACGTGACGTAGAGCATCGCGTGCAGGATCAAGCCGATGGCCTCGTAGCGGCGGCTGCCACCGCGTGCGCTGCGGAACTTGCCGGTCTGCACGGCGACGGCGCTGTCGACGTGCAAGCTGATGCCCTCCAGGGTGAGCAGGGGGAAGAAGAGCCAGGCCTGGCGGCGGGCGATGAACCTGCTGACCGCGCCGGTGCGTCTGGCGGCTTGAGCGGCCGTGAACGCCAGCACCCCGTCGCCGATGTCAGGGTCGCGGTCCTCGTGGTTCGGGTTCGCGTGATGGCGGTTGTGGGTGTCCACCCACCAGCCGTAGCTCAGCCCGACCAGGAAGTTGCCGAGCGTACGACCGAGCGCGTCGTTCGACCGCCGACTGGTGAAGATGGCCTGGTGTCCGGCGTCGTGGCCGAGGAACGCGATCTGCCCCCACGCCAGGCCGAAGACGGCCGCATTGATCAACTGGTACCAGGAGTCGCCCACCCACACGACGGCGAGGCAGGTGGCCGCGTACAGGCCGAGCGTGAGCAGGCCGCGGATCGCGTAGGACGGCAGGCGGCGCTCGAGCAGACCCGCGTCGCGAACGGTCTTGATCAGCGCCGCGTAGTCGCTGCCGCGGGCCGCGGTGGCCGTCACGGCGTCACCGTTGCGGAGGTACGGAGCAAGAAGAGGAGAAAGAGCATGAGAGGCACCCTCAGAGAAGGCCGCCGATCGTGCCCGGCTACGAGCTGACGCTCACGGCAGCTTGTCGGGCTGCCGGCCCGGGCTGGCTAGGTCCCAGCCCTCGCAAGTCTACGCGCCTGGACGCGACGGGCCGCATGGTGGCGGACGGCCATCGAATGTGCGCGCGGTCCTTAGGTCACAGCCGCACGTCGAGGCTGGCGAATTCGTCCGGGTCGAGGATCAGGTCGATCTCGGCGATGCGATCATCGGCAAGGGTCAGCCGGACGACGCCAATCGGTCCGCGGCTGCCGCGGACGAGGATGCCAGCAGCTCCGTTGACCAGGGCCGGGTGGCACAGCGTGGCGAAGCGGGGTCCCTGGCTGGCAGCCTGGCGCGCCACGGCGTCGGCGCCGATGAGTAGAGGCGCGACCGCCCGGCGGCCGCCGCGGTCGACGTCAAAGACGACGTGTGGATCGAGGATGTGCAGGAGTTTGTCGAAGTCTCCTGCTCTGGCGGCTGCCAGGAAGGCATCGACGACGTGGCGCTGCCTGGTCAGATCGGGATTCGGAACGGCTGGTGCGCCTTGTACCCGGCGTCGTGCGCGGCTGGCGAGTTGCCGAGCGGCTTCGGGCGTGCGATCGAGCATCGGCGCGATCTGGTCGAACGGTACGTCGAACATGTCGTGTAGGACGAACGCGAGTCGTTCAGCCGGGGTGAGTGTTTCAAGCACGACGAGCAGCGCGAGGCCGACGGAGTCGGCGATGAGGGATTGTTGCTCGGGATCGTTCGCGTCCTCGCTCTGGACGACCAGTTCGGGCAGCCAGGTCCCCGGAAAGTCCTCACGCCGCGCGCGGCGGGCGCGCAGCATGTCCAGGCAGACCCGTCCGACGACGGTGGTCAGCCAGCCGGCCAGGTTGTCGATGGCGGCGCCGGAACGGTTCAGCCGCATCCATGCTTCCTGGACCGCGTCGTCGGCCTCGCTGACCGAGCCGAGCATTCGATAGGCGACTGCGCGCAGGCGCGCGCGGTCGTTCTCGAACTGCTCGGCCAGCCGCATCTCGTCGTCCACGCTCGCGCCCTTCACCAAGTTGTCGGTCCTACCCGCATGACGAAACGGGTGCGCTCGATGTGACCGCCCCCGAACCTGATCACATCCGGTCACGAGCGCACCGGTCGTCGACGACATCTCTGCAGGCACCACCCGTCGAGACCGGAGGTTTTCCATGGCAGCACCCACCGCTGCACCGTCGTTCCTCGCAACGCGCCGCGGCAGACTCACCCTGGCGCTGTTGTGCGCGATCGCATTCCTCGACTTCATCGACGCGTCGATCGTGAATATTGCGCTGCCCCACATTCGCACGGACCTGCACTTTTCAGTGCAGAACCTTCAGTGGGTGCTTTCCGGCTACCTGCTCACCTACGGCGGTTTCATGCTGCTCGGCGGACGAACCGGTGACCTACTAGGCCGCCGCCGCGTCCTGATTGCCGGGACTGTCTTGTTCGCTGCCTCTTCCCTACTCGGTGGACTCGCGCAAAACGCCGGCACCTTGGTTGGCGCCCGCCTCGCGCAGGGCCTGGGAGCGGCGCTCATGCTGCCCGCCGCACTATCGTTTCTGACCACGCTGTTCCCGGAGGGCAAGGACCGGCACACCGCGCTGGGCGTGTGGGGCGGCGTGGCCGGCCTGGCCTCCGCCGCCGGAGTGTTCCTCGGTGGCGTACTGACCGAGGGCCCGGGGTGGCGGTGGGTGCTCTTCGTCAATCCGCCGATCGCCGTACTCCTGCTCGTCGCCGTTGCTGTACTACTGCCCGGTGCGCGGCGCAGTGCACCGCTGGCCAACTTCGACTTGACCGGCACCGTGCTAGGGACCGGCGGCATGCTGCTGCTGGTCTACGCGCTGGTGAAGGCGCCTGATCAGCAGTGGGGTTCGGCCAAGACGATCGGCGAACTCGCCGGCGCGGCGGTGCTCCTGGGCGCGTTCCTGCTCGCCGAGGCGCGCAGCGGCAATCCGCTCGTCCCGCTGTCGATCTTCCGCGTGCGCGGGCTGGCCGCCGCGAACGTGACGCAGCTGATCGCGCTCGCAGGGTTCTTGTCGATGTTCTTCTTTCTCACCCTCTACATGGAGTCCGTGCTGGACTACTCGCCGCTGCGGACCGGGGCCGCCTACCTGCCGCTGTGCGTGGGAGTCGGCTTCTCGGCGGGCATCTGCTCTCAGCTACTGGCCCGGATCGGCACTCGCCCGATCATCACCGCCGGCGCCGTCATCGCCGCCGGCGGCCTGTACTACCTGTCTCGGGTGCCCGTCGACGGCTCTTACATGACGGACTTGTTCCCAGGGCTGATGATCGTCTCCTTCGGGTTGGGCGGCGTCTTCGTAGCGGTCACCACCGCCGCGAACGCCGGCGTACCCGCCGACCAGGCCGGGCTTGCCGCCGCGCTGCTCAACGCCTCGCAACAGGTCGGCGGCGCGCTCGGCCTGGCGATCCTGTCGGCGATCGCGACCGCCCGCACCAATCACCTGCTGATCAAGCACGCCAGCGCCGCCCACGCGCTGACCTCCGGATTCCACCGAGCCCTGCTAACCGGCGCCGCCTTCGTCCTCGCCACCGCGGTCATCGCCCTGCGCACCACGAACAGCCGCGGCGAGCAACTCGAACCGCAGGTCACAAGTCCGGTGCTCGAGCCAGCTACGACGCCGTAGCCCTCAGGCACGTCAGCTTCGACCTACCTACTCACCTCAGTCAGGTCGATCGAAGCAGAGATCATGCGCATCACCGTCATCGGCGCCAACGGACCACCGGACGCCTGCTCACCGAGCAGGCGCTGGCAGCTCGGCACCGTCCACCCCTCGAACCCACGGTGGCCATTAGCCACACACGCTTTCGAGTCTGAGTGGCGGGGACCGCGCGGGATCGTAGGCCGGCGTTTCCGCCGGGGCGGCTGCTTCGCGGCCCTGCGCGATACCTCACGACATCGGGTGAAACTGAAACTGAAACTGGTACGACGGACCGCATGGTGGCGGCCGGCCATCGGAGGTCCGCGAGGTCTGTTCGCAGCCGATTGACGCTAGAGGTCGAAGATCAGCGCCAGCGTCTCGCGCAGCTGCCGCAGGCTCACCACGCCGACGTTGCCGAGGCGGGCACCAACCCGTCCGGTAGCGATCGCGCGCACATGCTGGCACTGCGCGGCCGAGCGCAGCGCCAGGCCGCTACCCGCGGCGGGCTCGATGACGACCTCGCTCGCGCTGGACCGGATCGTGCGTGTCAACGGGACCACCTGGACGACGTTCGGGCCGCCACGCAGGATCCGGTCCGCCGTCACCACCACGGCCGGGCGTACCAGGCCGACCTCGGAACCCTCGGGAAACCCGAGGTCCAGCTCGACGACGTCACCCCCCGTCAGCACCAAGCCAAGCCGTCTCGTCGGTGGTCAACGGCGCCGCGAGGTCACGGCCGATCTGCTCCTGCTCGAGTAGCCGTACCGCTCGCGATGCAGCCTGGGCGACGGTGATGTGACGCTCGCGCGCCAGTCGGTTCAGGTGATCCCGGGTCGACCGGTCGACCCGGATCGTCGTCGTCTCGGCCATGGCATCAACGGTAGGCGATGTAGACGAATCCATCTACATCGCTACCGTCCGCGTCGTCATCACGCACGGGCAGGATGCCGGGGCGGTGCAGGGGGCGACACGCCAGAGGGAGGCGAGAGCGCGATGTACAAGGACGAACCCCCCGCCATCACGAGATCTCGGCCTCCCAGTTCGCTCATGAGCGCGCCGGTCTCGACCAGCTCCGAGAGCTCCTCCCCGTCATCCGCCAGTGCGACGGGAAGCCTCCGACGCGGCCTGCGACAGGCGGGCAACCTCGAGCCTGAGGAGCAGTTGCATCGACGCAATCGGCGGGGGCACAAACCCGGAGCGGAGGTAGAAGTTGCGTGCGGCGTCGTCGATCGCGTCGACCAACATCGCCCGGGCCCCGATGACCTCTAAGGACGCGGTGGCAGACCTTATCGCTTCACGAAGCAGGTCGGGCCCCCAGCCCTGGCCCTGATAGGCGCGATCAATGGCAAAGCGTCCCATGCGGATCACGGGCACGGGGTCAGCCGCCCGTCGCGCGATCTCGGCTGGGGCGTCTTGCCGACTGACCGATCCAGCCGACAAGCAGTAATAGCCGGCAATCACATCATCGTCCAGCAACAAGTGCGTCACTGCGGCGCGCGAGTCCATACTCTGGCGGGCTTGAGTGGTCAGCCAGCGGTTGAGGCTGTCATGACCACAGTCGAACGCCTTGCGTTGCTCTCCCGACGGGTTGACCTCGTCATAGCGACGCAGCCGCATACCGCGAGCAGTCAGCGTTCGATCCGCGAGGGCCGCGAGAACAGCGACACCAAGGCCGGGTCAGGCTCGGCAGGCTCATCAAGGATGGCCACGAACCTGTTCCACGTCTCGACGTCGAGGTCGAAGTGACGCTGGTCAGCGAGCACGTCGTGAGCGCGCTCCACAGCCGAGCTGGTCAGGAACTCACTCACTGACTGCCCCAACGCCGCCGCCGCCTGCCGCAGGAGCGCATCGTCGTCGGCGTTGAGCCGCAGGTTCAAACGCGCACTCTTCGTGGCAGGCATGACAACTCCTTGAACGAACGGCCGCACCCTGGCAGTCGTGTACAGACACTGTATGTACGCCTATCTTGGATGTCAAGCGTTCCTGGCGCGTGGTAGCCGGCTGCACGCTCGACCAACCCGACTCGACGACTTCTGTGGTCGAGCGGAGGAAGGCAGAAACCCTTATGCGATAAGGGTTTCAGGGCGGTGGCGGTGGGATTCGAACCCACGGTGGTGTTACCCACACACGCTTTCGAGTTCTGAGTGGCGGGTGTCGCGCGGCATCGTGGGCCAGCGTTTACGGGGGCTCGGCTACTGGGCGAGCCGCGGCGGCACCCCGCGATGCCGAGCGAACTGAGACTGAAACTGAGACGACGCGCGCCGAATGTGCGTGGCCATTTTTGCCGCGCTAGTCGCTGGAAGTACCAGCTGGACGAGTTCAGTCGTGCATCGCTACGGCGCCGACGCCAGGCTCATCAGCCGCTCGGTCAGCCGCTGCTTGAGGCCGTCTCGACCCTCGCCGTTGTTCAGGTACGTCAACGTCCGAATGGCGCGTAGGTCGAAGGGAACGTCGTCCATGGACTGCGTGATCTGGATGACCTCCCGACCGAGGCTGTGCGCGATGCCCGTCTCGTAGAAGACGTTCGGGTTCTTGCCGCTGAGGTCGGCGATTACGATGCGTGAACGCCAGATCAGGTTGATCACGTCATCCATGATGTGGGCGTTCACCCATATGTCGTCCGCGCGGAAGCACCGCATACGCGCTGCGGCGACCGCCTCCTGAAGCGAGGTGTACACGGTGGCAAAATCAGTGGCGAATGGCATCATCACCGCGACGAGGTCAGGCTCTGTTGGAAGTTCCGTCGGTAGCCGGAAGACCTTCGGCCCTAGCGTGGGCCCGAGTATCGATTCGTGGACGACCGCATAAAGGTCGACGTCTTTGACGGCCCAGTGGGTGCGATTGAACTCCCATCTGTCGATTTGAAGCGCTTGAGCCAAGTCCTCGATTCGAGATGTGTCGATCTCCGGGAGCCCAGGAGTGGGAACGAACCGAAAGCGGTAGAGACCTCCGGTCAGCGTCAGATCTTCTACATGTCCCACGCGCGCCACCTGGCGCGAGCCGCCGTCCTGTACCTCTGGCATCAGTAACGTCGGCAAGTTGCGAAGGCGCGCAGGATCGACCGCGCCGGACGGCGCGATGTACTGGAGTATCGCGTTGTCGGTGTACTCGACGACGCGGTCCGGCGACGCCTGGCCACTGGTGAAGCCGACAATCAAGTTGTACATGGGCTTGAACCT
This genomic stretch from Jatrophihabitans cynanchi harbors:
- a CDS encoding NAD(P)H-binding protein yields the protein MILITGASGHVGRELVAQLAHSGEPIRALVRDPARAENLPRAAELVVGDLSDPATLPPALEGVDRLFVLFPGIDHAPVGHLLTAARTAGVERLTYLSSYAVGIEPLPAMGRFHHEREQLIASHDIPATVLRPAGFMTNTLDWLATLRSDGFVLDPVGPGRAALIDPADIAAVAAATLLDGRHVGATYTLTGDEPLTVREQAHILEQAVGRPIPVREVASPEEAVRFRYPDGAPPALAAAIVQGLRQMRADTEGFLTHDVERLLGRAPRSFADWCRRHADAFRDGLDR
- a CDS encoding PRC-barrel domain-containing protein, which gives rise to MFEAEDIRDWRGHDVVDPAGSKIGSLEAVYFDTATGQPTFATVKVGMVGRHRLVFVPLFEARVSPDHIRVRAEKKLVKNAPSIDTDGELIDTEEPRIFEHYGLRYEPGASGERRLGRR
- a CDS encoding DUF5994 family protein encodes the protein MTTTTVPRRSTLLAPPAQQPVTRPPTALAARVSFRQPVTSAPHVDAAWWPRSRDLTAELPGLLEVLWTAARDVDRVSYPVGSWLPVTRRLDIDGRRVRLGGFTHQDPSMISLHDAWGAERIDILVIPPDAEPGLAAAVMVLANRSGPNERASRMLELARTTATR
- a CDS encoding fatty acid desaturase family protein, translating into MTATAARGSDYAALIKTVRDAGLLERRLPSYAIRGLLTLGLYAATCLAVVWVGDSWYQLINAAVFGLAWGQIAFLGHDAGHQAIFTSRRSNDALGRTLGNFLVGLSYGWWVDTHNRHHANPNHEDRDPDIGDGVLAFTAAQAARRTGAVSRFIARRQAWLFFPLLTLEGISLHVDSAVAVQTGKFRSARGGSRRYEAIGLILHAMLYVTFLLLVMSPEKAVAFAAVHQAVWGVYMGCTFAPNHKGMAIIARGDTLDFLRRQVLTSRNVRGGLITDFALGGLNYQIEHHLFPNMPRASLRHAQPLVRAHCEALGLPYCETSLLGSYRVALTHLNAMGAPLRAESTAAKPAIAGL
- the sigJ gene encoding RNA polymerase sigma factor SigJ is translated as MDDEMRLAEQFENDRARLRAVAYRMLGSVSEADDAVQEAWMRLNRSGAAIDNLAGWLTTVVGRVCLDMLRARRARREDFPGTWLPELVVQSEDANDPEQQSLIADSVGLALLVVLETLTPAERLAFVLHDMFDVPFDQIAPMLDRTPEAARQLASRARRRVQGAPAVPNPDLTRQRHVVDAFLAAARAGDFDKLLHILDPHVVFDVDRGGRRAVAPLLIGADAVARQAASQGPRFATLCHPALVNGAAGILVRGSRGPIGVVRLTLADDRIAEIDLILDPDEFASLDVRL
- a CDS encoding MFS transporter, yielding MAAPTAAPSFLATRRGRLTLALLCAIAFLDFIDASIVNIALPHIRTDLHFSVQNLQWVLSGYLLTYGGFMLLGGRTGDLLGRRRVLIAGTVLFAASSLLGGLAQNAGTLVGARLAQGLGAALMLPAALSFLTTLFPEGKDRHTALGVWGGVAGLASAAGVFLGGVLTEGPGWRWVLFVNPPIAVLLLVAVAVLLPGARRSAPLANFDLTGTVLGTGGMLLLVYALVKAPDQQWGSAKTIGELAGAAVLLGAFLLAEARSGNPLVPLSIFRVRGLAAANVTQLIALAGFLSMFFFLTLYMESVLDYSPLRTGAAYLPLCVGVGFSAGICSQLLARIGTRPIITAGAVIAAGGLYYLSRVPVDGSYMTDLFPGLMIVSFGLGGVFVAVTTAANAGVPADQAGLAAALLNASQQVGGALGLAILSAIATARTNHLLIKHASAAHALTSGFHRALLTGAAFVLATAVIALRTTNSRGEQLEPQVTSPVLEPATTP
- a CDS encoding type II toxin-antitoxin system PemK/MazF family toxin, whose product is MLTGGDVVELDLGFPEGSEVGLVRPAVVVTADRILRGGPNVVQVVPLTRTIRSSASEVVIEPAAGSGLALRSAAQCQHVRAIATGRVGARLGNVGVVSLRQLRETLALIFDL
- a CDS encoding GNAT family N-acetyltransferase translates to MRLRRYDEVNPSGEQRKAFDCGHDSLNRWLTTQARQSMDSRAAVTHLLLDDDVIAGYYCLSAGSVSRQDAPAEIARRAADPVPVIRMGRFAIDRAYQGQGWGPDLLREAIRSATASLEVIGARAMLVDAIDDAARNFYLRSGFVPPPIASMQLLLRLEVARLSQAASEASRRTGG
- a CDS encoding type II toxin-antitoxin system TacA family antitoxin produces the protein MPATKSARLNLRLNADDDALLRQAAAALGQSVSEFLTSSAVERAHDVLADQRHFDLDVETWNRFVAILDEPAEPDPALVSLFSRPSRIER